The genome window ctttaTGTACTAAATTACTGCCATTCAGTACTTGATCTTGGTTAGCAAGATTTTTGTGCTGTGGTTATGTATGGtttttatgtatgtgtgtgaaaaagagaaggagagagttCAGATACACACAATGGAGTATGTATACTCATCGTATGTATGTATAGATACCAAGGACTAAAAGATACTGCATATGCATACATATGTAGATATGAAGAATAACTGATACCAAAAATACAAGACATCAAATGGATCAAGTGGTGCAAGAATGGATTTTGATTTAGAAAGCCATTACAATTCAGAAGTATATTTATAGCCTTGTATATAGTTTCTCTTTAATTTATGTTATATAAGACTAAGTAtataaattaaagcaaaacataaaCAGAAGACAATatcttttcctctgtgtgttCCTATTTATGTACCTTTCCTTTTTCTACACCCTTGTGTACTCTCCCTGTCTACTTACTTTGGCCTTTTGCTTTCTAACTTTCTGTAACTCTTTTCCATCCACCTATACTGACTTTTCAACACTTCGATGTCCCCCAGTCCTTGCCCAGACGTGGCTTTTGGACTagagttattttttttgaagaaacatGTTACAAACTCTTGACACAGCTACTATTTTCAGTGATGATTTTGCTATGCTTTGAACTGCTTTTTTCCCACTTCCTATTTAAGAATAGAATCATGCTTTCAAATATATCATCCTCTCACTTTGATGTTTCTCTTAATACAGTGAAAGCAAATAGCATGGCAGGTGAATGTTAGTAAAAAGCCACAGCTCCATTTGCCAAGCAGCAAAAATGTGAATATACTCTAGGAAGCCTAATTCATGATTGCAGGTAAATAGaccttttttaacatttcatattcctgttaaattatttattgtgGTGAATATTCAGAGATTTGCTAGTACACAtccattttctctcttaaaCATACAGGTTTGCCCTTCCcttacatcatttttttttctgggttttttgggttcttttcttgttttaggTAATTCACAATTTTGTCCAGCCCCGAAGGTATGCTAGTTCATGCCACTCACTCTCATGCTGGCAATGGTTGCATACAGTCAGAGTGCAATTGGTACCATATTTTTCTCAGTCCAAGTCAATAGATATACACCGGCATTCCTTAACTCGGGTgattctcttcttctttcttgggGGTTGAAGCTCAGGGCAATTGAGTGTAACAGTCATGGTGGTGAATTTCTTGGGCTTGCAGAAGGAACAAGATTGGAAGGAGCCTTCCTCTTTACGGACATGCCTGGGGATGTAGAATGAATTGCACTGGCCATAGCAGAACCTGTTGATAATGGTACGACTGTTGCAGCCTTCTTCGTGGATAGTTTGTTTGAGGGGTTGAGTTTTACACCAATCCCGCTTTAGGTACTTGCGCTCAGTGATGTGCAATGCTTCCTGACTAGACTCCAGCACCTCTTCAGCAGGCATCGAGGTGCCTTTTCCTCGTTCTCGATGCCTAGAGCCTGACTGCTGCTGTGTCTGCACTTGCTCTGAATCATTGGGCTGATCTTTGTCTGGAGGAGGGATAGCTCCTTGAGATCCCCgattcctctttcttccttctgctgctggtaGCAGAAATCCCATAAGAAGAAACACAGCACCAATGGTATACAGTGTGCGGACCATCCTATATGGAGAAAGTTGAGGGAATAAAGCACAGTTGTGAATTTCAGATATTAATAGAAGTGAACTATGCAGTAAATTTTGAGTTCCATAAAATAAATTGTGTATGAGAGTTTGAATGTCTGCACTTTTATAAGAGATAAGCATTTAGCCTTTACAACCTGGAAAGCTGTTTCCAAAATAACAAGTGATAAAAGCTTTAATGTAGATTTAAAGTCAGCACTTACTTTAGTAAGTAATTTAGAAATTCATTTTGTTTAGCAGACATCTTTTTCCATCCCTTTTCTCCATGTATATTAACCTAATTAAGAATTCTTATTCCCTTCTTACAGCTATTTGACAACAAGAATGTTGCTCCTGATTTACCCTGGTGGAAGGACATGCTACACAAAGATTTCTATGACATAGCGATCTGCAATACCAGAAGACTAAACTTTGTCTCAAGAGATCTAATGTAGCTATGTGTTCCTTAGTCAAACTCAGGAGCTTTGTTCAGCACAATACATATTCAGAATATAACATGCATGCTATTGTATATCCACTCATTGTCTGAACTACAGCATCCCAAGCTCTGTCACACTGCACCTCTGAATTGGTCCAACGCATCTGAGCCTAACAAAGCATAAGGTAAGAGAAGTACAATTAGATAAGCAACTAACATAAAAGAATATTTAGCTATAGGTTAAAAGAAATGCCTCTGTAATTTCAAATTACATCTTCTTGTGCATTACTCTGAATCCTTGACAAAGTTACACAAATATGGTCACAGTGTTAAGAAATTTTCAGATCTCTGAATTTAGTTCATTATATGCAGCATGACATTGAAAGGACATATGAGGACAGCATAGCTTCATGTATGACATTAAGTATCATGGGGAATCAGTATCAGAAAAGAATCTAAtttgtgcacacacacaaaaaacacTTCAAGAACAGCAGGAGAAGACTATCAGGTTCTTCAAAACAGCACCCCTGTTCCAAACCTAATTACTAGTGTAGGAACAGCTTTTCTTGCCTCTCTTATTCCACCATTGATGCTGCTTCCCAAAGCTCTTGGCCTCATTTGGCTACTCAGTCAGCCCAAGACACCAACCAGGTGGTGAAGAAGCGCATCAACTGTTacatttttcccccttccagAAGTACCATGATTTCCATGTTGTTCTGCAAAGCAGAATGAGTGTCTCAGGGGACCCACCCCATGAGGAGTTTGGAAGAAACCAGCAGAAATGAGCAActgcttgcaaaaaaaaaaaaaacataaacaggAGAACTGTGACGAGGCACATGCATTAAAAAGGGGaagaactgtgaaaaaaaacatgagGATGTTGGTGTCTCCTACCAGCTTGGACAGCTGCTGTTGTATCCCTTATTTGAGTCATTTTatcagtaaaggaaaaaatagtgtttGAGAGTCCTGCTTGTGTTGCTATCCATGAAATATATGTGACACCAAGGACACTGTCCTAGATGGCTTTAACCGCTCTGCCTGAGACCACACAACTAGGCAGGAAAGCAGCCAAATGCCAACATTGTAAGGGCCACCTAGAGATTCAGCAGAGGCTCAGGGTAAGTACCATTTTCTATACAATATAACATAATTTCTCAGTTACTAGGTCTTTCCAGTCCCATGGAGAGAACAGATGTTATGTTATGCTGTTCAAAAAGTGTTTCTCATCAAATGGACTGGGAAAAGAACTACTGGAATGGAAATATGTCACAGGGGGATTCCGTTGTATTCAGGAATTTGCTTGTAGATCTAATATTTTAAGTGCTTGTCTACATAGCACCTAAGGTTTATAATACATAGATAAATGTAtgcattcattttcttcttttatgtttATGTACCAGTATGTCCTATATTTGGCAGAAGCTTCAGCCTTCAAGCAAGGGAGTAAgaatgagactttgccaactcCAACAGATAACCTAGAAGGGCTGCTTTCAATATCTAAATGAAATATGGTACcgaatatgcatttttaatatccTAAAGGCTCTgacacagaacaagaaaaaagtttgGAATTCTAATTGAAGATCAATGCAGCATAATTTCAAgtaacagcttttattttgcatttggtgctttttccccatttct of Phaenicophaeus curvirostris isolate KB17595 chromosome 5, BPBGC_Pcur_1.0, whole genome shotgun sequence contains these proteins:
- the GREM1 gene encoding gremlin-1 — encoded protein: MVRTLYTIGAVFLLMGFLLPAAEGRKRNRGSQGAIPPPDKDQPNDSEQVQTQQQSGSRHRERGKGTSMPAEEVLESSQEALHITERKYLKRDWCKTQPLKQTIHEEGCNSRTIINRFCYGQCNSFYIPRHVRKEEGSFQSCSFCKPKKFTTMTVTLNCPELQPPRKKKRITRVKECRCISIDLD